Proteins found in one Camelus bactrianus isolate YW-2024 breed Bactrian camel chromosome X, ASM4877302v1, whole genome shotgun sequence genomic segment:
- the ATP1B4 gene encoding protein ATP1B4 isoform X6, protein MQKLRLREGLILVIYFFFYASLAAVITLCMYTLFLTITPYMPTFTERVKPPGVMIRPFAHSLNFNFNVSEPDTWQHYVISLNGFLQGYNDSLQEEMNVDCPPGQYFIQDGDEDEDKKACQFKRSFLKNCSGLEDPTFGYSTGQPCILLKMNRIVGFRPELGDPVKVSCKVQGKPTAEAERAVCSLTRWDEGRLGYRGDENDIRSINYYPESASFDLRYYPYYGKLTHVNYTSPLVAMHFTDVVKNQAVPVQCQLKGKGIINDVINDRFVGRVIFTLNIET, encoded by the exons GCCTGATCTTAGTCATTTACTTCTTCTTCTATGCCTCCCTGGCTGCTGTGATCACCCTCTGCATGTACACACTGTTTCTGACCATCACTCCTTACATGCCAACCTTCACTGAGAGGGTGAAGCCTCCTG GAGTTATGATCAGACCCTTCGCCCACAGCCTTAACTTCAACTTCAACGTTTCTGAACCTGACACTTGGCAGCATTATGTGATTAGCCTAAATGGCTTTCTCCAGG GTTATAATGACAGTCTTCAAGAGGAAATGAATGTAGATTGTCCTCCGGGCCAGTACTTCATCCAAGATGGTGATGAGGATGAGGACAAGAAAGCCTGCCAATTTAAGCGCTCCTTCCTGAAGAACTGCTCTGGCCTGGAGGACCCTACTTTTGGCTACTCTACTGGACAGCCCTGCATCCTTCTAAAGATGAACCGG ATTGTTGGCTTTCGTCCTGAGCTTGGAGACCCTGTGAAGGTTTCTTGCAAAGTTCAG GGCAAGCCGACTGCAGAAGCGGAACGTGCAGTCTGCTCCCTGACACGATGGGATGAGGGGAGACTTGGCTAT AGAGGTGATGAAAATGACATCCGATCCATCAATTACTACCCAGAGTCGGCTTCTTTTGACCTCCGCTACTACCCTTACTATGGCAAACTGACTCAT GTTAACTACACCTCCCCGCTGGTGGCGATGCACTTTACAGATGTGGTAAAGAACCAAGCAGTGCCTGTGCAGTGCCAACTGAAGGGCAAAGGCATCATAAATGATGTCATCAATGATCGTTTTGTGGGTAGGGTAATCTTTACTCTGAACATAGAAACCTAA
- the LOC123619414 gene encoding testis-expressed protein 13D gives MAVDLRDPRSGFRHNEVVMFINEEVLSNGGGPDFYSTFRSRPWNEIEDELQSILADLQVPPAVKRACVWSALALSVRVATRQREQQARRVRRLQEQVGERETATWALASQLQRLREEREEVAKQLHCTRNDLQQALTEREELRGQLLQAERQPQEVVPRSRAQHLGAEAWPLTTEERNKLLVATSQRRQLEEVQREAQNVSTGGLLYMPGPPTPWSQVAQPPLPMPFPYPPPPPPTVVSEVETAAAAAAAAAAAATAAAFPPQMPAGGTYPPGMWPAVVSQEEVALQRDPRIQGQQEGPVRPYFINPPGHSWSQEDPTKRQPQEQMPRPLEAPGTSCEAEGPAPSVRILMKYPSGFQQPSPQ, from the exons ATGGCCGTGGACCTCCGGGACCCCAGGAGCGGTTTTCGCCACAACGAGGTGGTCATGTTCATCAACGAAGAGGTGCTCAGTAACGGCGGCGGTCCAGACTTCTACTCGACCTTCCGCTCGCGGCCCTGGAACGAGATCGAGGATGAGCTGCAGTCCATCCTGGCCGACCTGCAGGTGCCGCCGGCCGTCAAGAGGGCCTGCGTCTGGAGCGCGCTGGCCCTGAGTGTGCGTGTGGCCACGAGGCAGCGGGAGCAGCAGGCCCGCCGAGTCCGGCGGCTGCAGGAGCAGGTTGGGGAGCGCGAGACGGCCACCTGGGCTCTGGCCTCCCAGCTGCAGCGGCTGCGCGAGGAGCGCGAGGAGGTGGCCAAGCAGTTGCATTGCACACGCAACGACCTGCAGCAGGCGCTGACCGAGCGCGAGGAGCTGCGTGGGCAGCTGCTCCAGGCAGAGAGGCAGCCCCAGGAGGTCGTACCCCGATCTCGAGCCCAGCACCTCGGGGCTGAAGCGTGGCCTCTGACCACTGAGGAGAGAAACAAGCTGCTGGTGGCGACATCACAGCGTAGGCAGTTGGAGGAGGTCCAGAGGGAAGCCCAGAATGTCTCGACGGGCGGTTTGCTTTACATGCCGGGACCCCCGACTCCCTGGTCCCAGGTGGCTCAGCCCCCTCTGCCCATGCCATTCCCAtacccaccacctcccccacctacGGTGGTCTCAGAAGTGGaaacagcggcggcggcggcggcggcggcggcggcagcagcaacagcagcagcattcCCACCCCAGATGCCTGCTGGGGGCACCTACCCACCTGGCATGTGGCCTGCAGTTGTGTCCCAAGAGGAGGTAGCCCTGCAGCGGGACCCGAGGATCCAAGGCCAACAGGAAGGTCCTGTGAGGCCCTACTTCATAAATCCGCCAGGGCACAGCTGGAGCCAAGAAGACCCAACCAAGCGACAACCTCAGGAACAGATGCCGAGGCCACTCGAAG CTCCAGGAACTTCATGTGAAGCTGAAGGTCCAGCTCCCAGTGTGCGAATCCTCATGAAGTACCCTTCTGGCTTTCAGCAGCCTTCACCTCAGTGA